A single genomic interval of Aureliella helgolandensis harbors:
- a CDS encoding DUF1553 domain-containing protein has translation MLTGRVRNRRTRIRIAVPLCLAAALAGSHATAGDISFSADVRPILAEYCVQCHGPDAPHRQADLRLDIADESTASAILPGDPDASEMILRMTTEDPDMQMPPADMQKRPTAEEIDILRRWIVEGAEFEGHWSYQPIRRPEVPNPAGAASTNIDRFIVAALDKNGLTLAPRLDRRQLIRRANFDLLGLPPTPDEVDAFVGDAAPDEEAFAKVVDRLLESPRYGERWGRHWLDIARYADTHGGSAIGFTRFPFSYTYRDYVIGAFNEDLPYHEFVLQQLAADQLDLPPNDPALAALGFLTVGMQFRSVHDLIDDQIDVVTRGLMGVTVACARCHDHKFDEIPTTDYYALYATLASSNSPEELPVLGEPPLSDQLRDYQRQLEQRQTIYRDMARDQMEVMRNRLRSQVGLYLTDLAKGVPEQDVSAAFLSYRTDDVRPIVLNRWRTYLSGIGEQDPVFFAWARLQNTPPDQFQAACEQLVLTLKEENGDPANFSATHHLGVEAPKWNPRVLSALDEAKPASLIELAEAYGKLFSDVHLGWLQALHAASLEAVPAAEIVTDEDPRHSEINSAIHQQLRRHLYETGTPTAVPDELAAKLLNRTVSDNMSSKRGTIHALHLNSPGSPPRGMVLAEAETPPEYRVFLRGNPLSPGERVEARFLTAVAPYDATPFAAGQRRRGLAEATIAPENPLTRRVIVNWIWRHHFGLGLVRTPDDLGTRGTPPTHPQLLDYLASVFADDGWSIKKMHRRIMLSSVYQQASVEDPAARGRDPENRLLWRMPRRRLEMESMRDAMLAVSGELDTTTIGGRPFDLETEPVVPRRSVYAFINRDIISGLSSTFDGADPTSCTVKRPDTTVPQQTLYALNSSFIQDRAAEVAKLAVEAAAADADRVEWLYRRIYLRQPDQEECDLALAFVARPQPTGAAIEASAETATATDRWAQLAHAMLASNEFIFLD, from the coding sequence ATGTTAACTGGCCGAGTTCGTAATAGACGCACGAGAATTCGGATTGCGGTTCCACTCTGCTTGGCGGCTGCCCTTGCTGGATCGCACGCCACCGCGGGCGATATCAGCTTTAGCGCCGATGTGCGACCTATCCTGGCAGAGTACTGTGTGCAGTGCCACGGCCCGGACGCACCGCATCGCCAAGCCGATTTGCGGCTGGACATCGCTGACGAGAGTACGGCATCCGCGATCCTGCCGGGCGATCCCGACGCCAGCGAAATGATTCTCCGGATGACGACCGAGGATCCGGACATGCAGATGCCGCCTGCAGACATGCAAAAGCGGCCTACGGCGGAGGAAATCGACATCCTACGTCGTTGGATCGTGGAGGGGGCGGAGTTCGAGGGGCATTGGTCGTATCAGCCGATTCGCCGCCCCGAGGTGCCCAATCCGGCCGGCGCCGCGTCTACCAATATTGATCGATTTATTGTCGCAGCTCTCGATAAAAACGGACTGACCCTTGCGCCACGATTGGATCGCCGGCAGCTGATTCGGCGTGCGAATTTCGATTTGCTCGGGCTGCCTCCCACGCCTGACGAGGTCGATGCGTTCGTAGGCGACGCTGCACCCGACGAGGAGGCGTTCGCCAAGGTTGTCGACCGGTTGCTCGAATCGCCTCGCTATGGCGAACGCTGGGGAAGACACTGGTTGGACATCGCTCGCTATGCCGACACGCATGGCGGTTCGGCCATCGGCTTCACGCGGTTTCCGTTTTCCTACACTTACCGCGACTATGTGATTGGCGCTTTCAACGAAGACTTGCCCTACCACGAATTTGTCTTGCAACAGCTGGCTGCCGACCAACTAGACCTGCCGCCCAATGATCCGGCCCTGGCAGCGCTGGGTTTTTTGACGGTGGGCATGCAGTTTCGCAGTGTCCATGATTTGATCGACGATCAGATCGACGTGGTTACGCGCGGATTGATGGGAGTGACGGTCGCCTGTGCTCGCTGCCATGATCACAAGTTCGACGAAATCCCGACCACCGACTACTACGCCCTCTATGCGACGCTGGCGAGCAGCAATTCGCCAGAAGAATTACCGGTGTTGGGCGAACCACCGTTGAGCGACCAATTGCGCGATTACCAACGCCAACTGGAGCAACGGCAAACGATCTATCGAGACATGGCTCGCGATCAGATGGAAGTGATGCGAAATCGTTTGCGTAGCCAAGTTGGCTTGTACTTGACGGATTTGGCCAAGGGGGTTCCTGAGCAGGATGTGTCTGCGGCGTTTTTGTCGTACCGCACCGACGACGTGCGTCCGATCGTGCTGAATCGTTGGCGAACTTATCTGAGTGGCATTGGTGAGCAGGATCCCGTATTTTTCGCTTGGGCTCGGCTGCAGAATACCCCTCCCGACCAGTTCCAGGCGGCTTGTGAGCAGTTGGTGCTTACTCTGAAAGAAGAGAATGGTGATCCGGCGAACTTCAGTGCCACACACCATCTGGGCGTGGAGGCACCGAAGTGGAACCCGAGAGTTCTCAGCGCATTGGACGAAGCCAAGCCAGCATCGCTAATTGAATTGGCCGAGGCCTACGGCAAACTCTTTAGCGATGTACACCTGGGGTGGTTACAAGCGTTGCACGCAGCATCGTTAGAAGCTGTGCCAGCAGCGGAGATTGTCACTGACGAAGATCCGCGGCACTCCGAGATTAACAGTGCAATTCACCAACAGCTGCGCCGGCACTTGTATGAAACTGGTACCCCGACTGCTGTACCTGATGAGTTGGCCGCTAAGCTCCTGAACCGCACTGTGTCGGATAATATGTCGAGCAAACGCGGCACCATTCACGCATTGCACTTGAATTCACCCGGCTCCCCGCCTCGTGGAATGGTGCTGGCCGAAGCCGAGACGCCTCCCGAGTATCGCGTGTTCCTTCGCGGAAACCCGCTCAGCCCTGGCGAACGAGTTGAAGCGAGATTTTTGACGGCTGTGGCTCCGTACGACGCAACGCCATTTGCTGCTGGACAGCGTCGCCGCGGCTTGGCTGAGGCCACCATCGCCCCCGAAAATCCGCTGACGCGTCGCGTAATCGTGAACTGGATTTGGCGGCACCACTTCGGCTTGGGGCTGGTGCGCACGCCCGATGACCTCGGGACGCGCGGTACGCCACCCACGCATCCACAGTTGCTGGATTACTTGGCCAGCGTGTTTGCCGACGACGGTTGGTCGATTAAGAAAATGCACCGTCGCATCATGCTGTCGAGCGTGTACCAACAAGCTTCTGTCGAGGATCCCGCCGCTCGCGGGCGCGATCCGGAGAACCGCTTGCTGTGGCGGATGCCGCGTAGGCGTTTGGAAATGGAATCGATGCGCGACGCCATGCTGGCCGTTTCGGGCGAGCTGGACACGACGACCATCGGCGGTCGACCGTTCGATCTGGAAACCGAGCCGGTGGTTCCGCGCCGTAGCGTGTACGCATTTATCAATCGCGACATCATTTCCGGTTTGTCCAGTACGTTTGACGGCGCGGACCCGACATCCTGTACTGTCAAACGTCCCGATACTACGGTACCGCAGCAAACGCTGTACGCTCTGAATTCCTCCTTCATTCAGGATCGGGCTGCTGAGGTGGCCAAGCTGGCTGTTGAGGCGGCGGCCGCGGATGCAGATCGAGTGGAATGGCTTTACCGACGGATCTATTTGCGGCAGCCCGATCAAGAAGAATGTGACCTGGCACTCGCCTTTGTCGCGCGTCCGCAGCCCACTGGTGCTGCGATCGAAGCGTCTGCCGAAACTGCTACTGCAACCGATCGCTGGGCACAACTGGCACATGCCATGCTTGCGTCCAATGAGTTTATTTTCTTGGATTGA
- a CDS encoding DUF1501 domain-containing protein yields MEKGKRLAVIEDDSGPTRVGRDHNTYGFSMWGAGGGFKQGHVYGATDELGHKAVGNGVNHFDYHATLLHLFGLDAERLNFDSNNRAMSLLDNQGGKVIEGLLA; encoded by the coding sequence ATGGAGAAGGGGAAGAGGCTGGCGGTGATCGAGGACGACTCGGGACCGACGCGCGTTGGCCGCGACCACAACACCTACGGATTTAGTATGTGGGGCGCGGGCGGTGGGTTTAAGCAGGGGCATGTTTACGGAGCCACCGATGAATTAGGCCATAAAGCGGTCGGAAATGGGGTCAATCATTTCGATTATCATGCAACATTGCTCCATCTGTTCGGGCTAGATGCCGAACGCCTAAACTTCGATTCGAACAATCGAGCGATGTCCCTGCTCGATAACCAGGGCGGAAAGGTTATCGAGGGGTTGCTGGCTTAG
- a CDS encoding Gfo/Idh/MocA family protein, which translates to MNRPNRRKFITRVAASGIAASATISGTKSSAEVVGANDRVRVAIAGINGRGQVHMGVFGAMKGVEITHLVDPDSRLFASRSAAVERLTGKKPKCVQDIREVLDDPSVDAVSIATPNHWHALMTIWACQAGKDVYVEKPCSHNIIEGRRMVDAAHKHRRIVQHGTQWRSDPQWKAYTTDIRDGKYGKLKTANIQIFRPRKSIGFKEPVPPPRALDYDLWTGPAPLNPYRTNLVHYRWHWMWDYGDGEIANLGAHEFEMVRWAMSASANPKSVVSLGGRYGYEDQAETPNTQLTLYDFGDAKLVCQQRGLHFDKPLKMSIEFHTDEGVIKEGKFYVHGKKEGEVIEGAPVSGLPQDYARDHFQNFIDCVRSRKSADLASDVLDGHRTAAVAHLGNISYRLGREASFSHFPQQLSDNQLAAESFDDMKQHLVDAAGLKLSQASYRLGPTLQFDSSTETFVDSPEANQLLGGHYRPGFELPALTS; encoded by the coding sequence ATGAATCGACCAAATCGTCGTAAATTTATCACGCGCGTAGCTGCAAGTGGTATTGCTGCCTCGGCAACAATTTCCGGTACCAAATCGTCTGCCGAAGTCGTGGGAGCGAACGATCGCGTTCGTGTTGCCATTGCCGGAATCAATGGTCGTGGACAAGTCCACATGGGCGTCTTCGGCGCGATGAAGGGTGTGGAAATTACGCATCTGGTCGATCCAGACAGCCGGCTGTTCGCGTCGCGAAGTGCCGCAGTGGAACGACTCACGGGGAAAAAGCCAAAGTGTGTGCAAGATATCCGCGAAGTGCTCGATGACCCTTCGGTGGATGCGGTTTCGATCGCGACGCCCAATCACTGGCACGCTCTGATGACCATTTGGGCATGTCAGGCAGGGAAGGATGTCTATGTCGAGAAGCCCTGCAGTCACAATATTATTGAAGGCCGTCGAATGGTCGACGCGGCCCACAAGCATCGCCGAATCGTTCAACACGGCACGCAGTGGCGCTCCGATCCGCAATGGAAGGCTTACACCACTGATATTCGAGACGGCAAGTACGGCAAACTGAAGACGGCCAATATCCAGATCTTCCGCCCTCGGAAAAGTATTGGCTTTAAGGAGCCGGTACCACCGCCGCGCGCCTTGGACTACGATCTGTGGACCGGACCTGCTCCGCTGAATCCGTATCGAACCAATCTCGTCCACTACCGGTGGCATTGGATGTGGGACTATGGCGATGGGGAAATTGCCAATCTTGGTGCCCATGAATTCGAAATGGTGCGCTGGGCGATGTCCGCAAGTGCCAATCCAAAATCCGTGGTCAGTCTGGGAGGTCGCTACGGATACGAAGACCAAGCAGAGACCCCCAATACACAGCTAACACTGTATGATTTCGGCGATGCCAAGCTGGTGTGTCAACAACGAGGTCTGCACTTCGACAAACCGCTGAAAATGAGCATCGAGTTTCATACAGACGAAGGCGTAATCAAGGAAGGTAAATTCTATGTTCATGGTAAGAAAGAGGGAGAAGTGATCGAGGGAGCGCCGGTGAGCGGGCTTCCGCAAGATTACGCGCGCGATCATTTTCAGAACTTTATCGATTGTGTCCGTAGCCGCAAAAGCGCAGACCTAGCCTCGGATGTGCTCGATGGGCATCGTACGGCTGCGGTCGCTCATCTCGGCAATATCTCTTATCGCCTGGGCCGGGAGGCTTCTTTCAGCCACTTTCCCCAGCAACTTTCTGACAACCAGCTTGCTGCGGAATCCTTTGATGATATGAAACAGCATCTGGTTGACGCCGCCGGCTTGAAGCTATCCCAAGCTTCCTATCGCCTTGGTCCCACGCTTCAGTTTGACTCATCGACGGAAACCTTTGTGGATAGCCCCGAGGCGAATCAACTTCTCGGCGGGCATTACAGACCCGGCTTTGAATTGCCAGCCCTTACCAGTTAA
- a CDS encoding dihydrodipicolinate synthase family protein produces MISKQQLSRRTAIRSTLAGFSGVVAGAILPRKLLGAKENPATVPADPKVRGPFPILSTPFTESGEVDYEVLAQQAKFVAWGGCPGMIWPQSGDSVDLLTMDEKMKGMEVLAQTTRSLPTSLCLGVQGKDVGEMLAFAEHAEELGPEAIISRPPDSGVSEDDLRQYWRALAAVAHRPVILQTTGGVSYKGPLPSPELMIELATEFPHFGYIKEEAGDVLGRMRTSLAAMPPVRRVFSARGGFHWLQEAQLGSEGVITERAAYADVLTRIWELQQRGDDPKTLQDVFEKFVQMVKVKPGSLRGANLYIWKKRGVFKNLISRDYGPGKSIPTAPILSELKLSNEQLAEADARFEELQPYLKEVRPDLS; encoded by the coding sequence ATGATATCCAAACAACAACTATCTCGACGAACCGCAATCAGGAGTACATTGGCCGGCTTTTCCGGCGTGGTTGCCGGGGCGATTTTGCCGAGGAAGCTGCTGGGCGCCAAGGAGAACCCTGCCACTGTACCGGCTGATCCCAAGGTCCGTGGACCGTTTCCGATCCTATCAACTCCGTTTACGGAGTCGGGGGAAGTCGACTATGAAGTGTTGGCACAACAGGCCAAGTTTGTTGCTTGGGGTGGTTGCCCTGGAATGATCTGGCCACAATCGGGAGACAGCGTCGATCTGTTGACGATGGATGAGAAAATGAAAGGTATGGAGGTGTTGGCCCAAACAACTCGCAGCCTACCCACCTCACTGTGCCTTGGAGTTCAAGGGAAGGATGTGGGGGAGATGCTTGCGTTCGCCGAGCACGCTGAGGAGTTGGGGCCGGAAGCCATCATCTCGCGACCGCCCGATTCTGGAGTGTCTGAGGACGATTTACGGCAATACTGGAGAGCGCTCGCTGCGGTGGCTCACAGGCCGGTCATTCTCCAAACAACTGGTGGAGTGTCCTACAAAGGGCCTCTTCCTTCACCGGAACTGATGATTGAATTGGCAACGGAGTTTCCACACTTTGGCTATATCAAGGAAGAGGCGGGCGATGTTTTGGGACGCATGCGCACTTCTCTTGCCGCCATGCCTCCGGTGCGACGAGTGTTCAGTGCACGCGGTGGATTCCATTGGCTCCAAGAGGCTCAGCTGGGATCGGAAGGTGTGATCACCGAACGCGCCGCGTACGCCGACGTACTTACGCGCATCTGGGAATTGCAGCAGCGCGGTGACGATCCGAAGACACTGCAAGATGTGTTCGAAAAGTTCGTGCAAATGGTCAAGGTAAAGCCAGGTAGCTTGCGTGGTGCGAACCTGTACATTTGGAAGAAGCGAGGCGTTTTCAAGAATTTGATATCTCGCGATTATGGCCCCGGAAAATCAATTCCTACCGCACCAATTCTTTCCGAACTGAAGCTCAGTAACGAACAGTTGGCAGAGGCTGACGCTCGCTTCGAGGAACTGCAGCCTTACCTGAAAGAGGTGAGGCCTGATTTGTCCTAG